Proteins from a genomic interval of Salmo salar chromosome ssa14, Ssal_v3.1, whole genome shotgun sequence:
- the LOC106568798 gene encoding apolipoprotein D-like codes for MQALQVLSLTLLSVLAANAQTFRPGKCPQPPVQANFDAARYLGKWYEIQKLPAIFQKGECSTATYSLKSPGVVGVLNRELLYVHLRDRSTKYSSPGPYWVLSTDYKGHSVVYSCTEFLGAFHVDFAWILSREPTLSKEKLGELYNLFTSNGINIDVMTVTDQSQELCVDMPLWA; via the exons ATGCAGGCTCTACAGGTTTTGTCTCTGACTCTGCTGTCCGTTCTGGCAGCTAACGCCCAGACCTTCCGCCCTGGAAAATGCCCCCAACCCCCCGTCCAGGCTAACTTTGACGCCGCCAGG TATCTGGGCAAGTGGTATGAGATCCAGAAGCTCCCTGCCATCTTCCAGAAGGGCGAGTGCAGCACTGCCACCTACTCATTGAAGAGCCCCGGAGTAGTTGGTGTGCTCAACAGGGAGCTGCTGTATGTACATTTAAGAGATCGTTCaacaaaat ACTCTTCCCCTGGCCCCTACTGGGTGTTGTCCACTGACTACAAGGGCCACTCTGTGGTCTACAGCTGCACCGAATTCCTGGGCGCCTTCCACGTGGACTTTGCCTGGATCCTGAGCAGAGAGCCAACCCTCTCTAAGGAGAAACTTGGGGAGCTGTACAACTTGTTCACCTCCAACGGCATTAACATCGACGTGATGACCGTCACCGACCAGAGCCAAGAGCTGTGCGTCGACATGCCTCTGTGGGCCTAA